TGAAGACGGGCCCGCGCTCCTGTCCCTCCGTCAGCACCGGGCCGACGACCTGGGGGATCACCTCGCCGGCGCGCTTCACCAGCACCCGCTCGCCCTTGCGCAGGTCCTTGCGGCGGATGTCCTCCTCGTTGTGCAGCGTGGACTGGCGCACGACCACGCCGCCCACCTCCACCGGCTCCAGCAGCGCGTAGGGGTTGAGCGCGCCGGTCCGCCCGACGTTGATGAGGATGTCGAGCAGCGTGGTCTCCACCAGGTCCGGCGCGTACTTGTACGCCGTGGCCCAGCGCGGCTCGCGTCCCACGCTGCCCAGCTCCTCGTGCAGCGGCAGCGGGTTCACCTTCACCACCGCACCGTCCACCTCGTAGTCCAGCCCGCCGCGCGTCCGCTCGAACTCCGTCACGAACTCCAGCACCTCGTCCAGCCCGGCGCACGTGCGGGCGAGGCCGTTCACCGGGAAGCCCCACGCGCGCAAAGCCTCGAGGAGGTCCCACTGCGAGGCGAAGGGCGGCTCGCCGCGCCCCGTCTCCACCGCGTAGGCGAAGAAGCGCAGCGGGCGCTGGGCGGTAATGGACGGGTCGAGCTGGCGGAGGGCGCCGGCGGCGGCGTTGCGCGGGTTGGCGAAGGTCGCCAGGCCCTCGGCCGCGCGGCGCCGGTTCATCGCCTCGAAGCCGGGGAGGCTCATGTACACCTCGCCGCGCACCTCCATCAGCGGGGGCGGCGCCGGCCCGTCTTCGCGCAGGCGGAGCGGAATCTGGCGGATGGTGCGCAGGTTGGGCGTCACGTCCTCGCCCACGGTGCCGTTGCCGCGCGTGGCGCCGCGGACGAACACGCCGTGCTCGTACGTCAGCGCCACCGCCAGCCCGTCGATCTTGGGCTCCACCACGTAGCCCGCCTCCAGCACCTCGCCGGCGATGCGGGCGTTGCGCGTCTCCCACGCCCGCAGCTCGTCGGGGCCGAACGCGTTGTCCAGGGAGAGCATGGGAGCCAGGTGCTCCGTCTTCTCCAGGCGGCTGGAGGGCTCGGCGCCCACGCGCTGGGTGGGGGAGTCGGGCGTGCGGAGGTCCGGCCGCGCCGCCTCCAGCTCCTTGAGCTCGCGGAAGAGGCGGTCGTACTCCGCGTCCGCGCGCGTGGGGGCGTCCCGGACGTAGTAGTCGTGGTTGGCGCGCTCCAGGGTGGAGCGCAGCTCCGCGGCCCGGGCGGCCGCGTCCGGCCCGGCGGCGCTCATGCCTGGGGAGGGAGCTCCGACGCGCGCACCACGCGGTTGCGGCCGCCCTCCTTGGCCTGGTACAGCGCCTCGTCGGCGCGCTTCAGCAGCGCCTCGGGGGCGTCCAGGCCGGGGCCGGGGAACGACGCCACGCCCGACGAGACCGTCATGCGCACCTCGGTCGCCTCGTCGCGGTACACGTGCTCCGCCACCGCCGTGCGCACGCGCTCGGCGAACTGGGCCGCGTGCTCCTCGCTGGTGTTGGGCAGGATGGCGATGAACTCCTCGCCGCCGTAGCGCCCCACCATGTCGATCTCGCGGGCCGTCTCGCGCAATATGCGCGCGGTCTCGTACAGGATCACGTCGCCCGTGGGGTGGCCGTACGTGTCGTTGACCGCCTTGAACTTGTCCAGGTCCAGCATGGCCAGGCCCACCGGCTCGCCCGTGCGCTTGGAGCGCTCGAACTCCTCGTGCAGCAGCTCGTGCACGTGGCGGTGGTTGAACAGGCCCGTGAGGCCGTCGGTGATGGCGAGCGTCTTGAGGCGCTTGTTCGCCACCTCCAGCTCGCGGTTCTTCTGGTCCAGCTCGTCCTGCAGGCGCTTGATGCGGAGCATGGCCTTCACCCGCGCCTCGAGCTCCTGGAAGTTGTACGGCTTGCTGATGTAGTCGTCGGCGCCCGCCTCCAGGCCCTCCACCTTGTCCTGGGTGGTGTCCTTGGCCGTCACCAGGATGATGGGGATGAACGGCAGCGACTCGTCGTTCTTGATGCGGCGCGAAACCTCGTAGCCGTCCATCAGCGGCATCATCACGTCGCAGAGGATCAGGTGGGGCGCGCTCACGTACACCGCCTCCAGCGCCTCCTGCCCGTTCGATGCCGTGGTCACCTCGTACCCGCGCGAGAGAAGGCGCGTCTGCAGGATGTCCACGTTGTCGGGGATGTCGTCGACCACCAGGATGCGCGTGGGCTCCGGGGCGGCCTGTGCCGCATCGCTCAAGCCCTGACCTCCCGGCCTTCCCCGATGAACTTCTGCACCTCGGCCACCACGCGGCGCGGCTCGCAGGGCTTGGCCAGGTAGCCGTCGCAGCCCACCTCGGCCGCCTTGGCCCGGTCCGTGGCCAGGGCGTGCGCCGTCAGCGCGATGATGGGGATGCCGGCCGTGGCCTCCTCGCCCTTGAGGATCTTGGTGGCCTCCCAGCCGTCGATCAGCGGGATCGAGATGTCCATCAGGATCAGGTCCGGGTGGTCCTCGCGGGCCATGCGGATGCCGTCCTCGCCGTTGCGCGCCTCGATCACCGTGTAGCCGAAGTGCTCCAGGATCGTCCGGTAGACGGTCCGGTTGTCTTCGTTGTCCTCTACGAGCAGGACCGTCTTGGTGGAGTCCGACATTCCGGAATGCCTCCTGAGCTAAATCGCCAGGCCGCCGGCGGCCCGCGGAAGTGTGCGGTCACGGGCGGCAGCGGAACGTATCAAGTATACCGCCGCCGCCCCCCGCCGCAAGGCCGCGCGGGGCGTTTCCGGGCCTCGTGCGCCGCGCCGCAAAGCGTGTCCCCGCATGGCACGGGCGTTGCTCCGGCCTGGGTGTGTCCCGCATTGGTCCCCATACATCCGTTCCCAGGCCCAACCCCATGTACTACGACGATCAGGCCAAGCGCTTCAACCTCGTGAGCGGGCTGATGTGCGGTGCCGTCCTGGGCGCCGGGCTGGCGC
The window above is part of the Longimicrobiaceae bacterium genome. Proteins encoded here:
- the ligA gene encoding NAD-dependent DNA ligase LigA produces the protein MSAAGPDAAARAAELRSTLERANHDYYVRDAPTRADAEYDRLFRELKELEAARPDLRTPDSPTQRVGAEPSSRLEKTEHLAPMLSLDNAFGPDELRAWETRNARIAGEVLEAGYVVEPKIDGLAVALTYEHGVFVRGATRGNGTVGEDVTPNLRTIRQIPLRLREDGPAPPPLMEVRGEVYMSLPGFEAMNRRRAAEGLATFANPRNAAAGALRQLDPSITAQRPLRFFAYAVETGRGEPPFASQWDLLEALRAWGFPVNGLARTCAGLDEVLEFVTEFERTRGGLDYEVDGAVVKVNPLPLHEELGSVGREPRWATAYKYAPDLVETTLLDILINVGRTGALNPYALLEPVEVGGVVVRQSTLHNEEDIRRKDLRKGERVLVKRAGEVIPQVVGPVLTEGQERGPVFTNPTECPACHTPVERPEGEAMVYCPNSACPARIYWGVVHFASRGAMDIRGLGERTIQQMLERTREDGTRLVEDVGDLYRLTMDDLLALEGFKEKSARNLLDGIEASKKQGLARALFGLGVRHVGEVAAQTLARHFGSIERLMAATTEEIESVHSIGHTMAEALHSWMAEPRNRQTVDKLRAAGLVLTEDRPEPTEGPLTGKTFVITGTLPSLSRGDATALIERNGGRVTGGVTKKTDYLLAGADAGSKQQKARELGVAEISEADLLALLEAPADASDPVAVLVAVSDGPAADITPPDAPAEAAGAEPTSASDDAP
- a CDS encoding diguanylate cyclase, which gives rise to MSDAAQAAPEPTRILVVDDIPDNVDILQTRLLSRGYEVTTASNGQEALEAVYVSAPHLILCDVMMPLMDGYEVSRRIKNDESLPFIPIILVTAKDTTQDKVEGLEAGADDYISKPYNFQELEARVKAMLRIKRLQDELDQKNRELEVANKRLKTLAITDGLTGLFNHRHVHELLHEEFERSKRTGEPVGLAMLDLDKFKAVNDTYGHPTGDVILYETARILRETAREIDMVGRYGGEEFIAILPNTSEEHAAQFAERVRTAVAEHVYRDEATEVRMTVSSGVASFPGPGLDAPEALLKRADEALYQAKEGGRNRVVRASELPPQA
- a CDS encoding response regulator, which gives rise to MSDSTKTVLLVEDNEDNRTVYRTILEHFGYTVIEARNGEDGIRMAREDHPDLILMDISIPLIDGWEATKILKGEEATAGIPIIALTAHALATDRAKAAEVGCDGYLAKPCEPRRVVAEVQKFIGEGREVRA